One part of the Microbacterium aurugineum genome encodes these proteins:
- a CDS encoding L-aspartate oxidase: protein MATRERQISTTVLVIGTGGSGLRAAIEIAEHGVDVLAVGKRPRQDAHTSLAAGGINAALGTMDADDSWQQHAADTIKESYLLANPHTVEIVTQGAERGIRDLERWGMDFAREDDGRISQRFFGAHTFRRTAFAGDYTGLEIQRTLVRKAEQLDVPILDHVYITRLLVRDNVVFGAYGFDQADGTRYLIHADAVILAAGGHNRIWRRTSSRRDENTGDSFRLAVDAGARLRDPELVQFHPSGIIEPESAAGTLISEAARGEGGILRNALGERFMAKYDPERMELSTRDRVALAAYTEIKEGRGTENGGVWLDVSHLPRETIMTRLPRVYQTMMELQMLDITTDPIEIAPTAHYSMGGVWVRPEDHQTDVDGLYAIGEASSGLHGANRLGGNSLIELLVYGRIVGQAAMEHAAGLDAQRRSATAVAEARAEIDDLLAAEGRENVRALQRAIRNLMTEYAGVVRSEEGLLAGLADLDMIEGRMEDIGIHPDIAGFQDLAHAFDLKASALAARATLEAALERRETRGCHNRSDFPDTDPTLQVNLVWSPTAGVTRAEIPEVAPEIAELMREVDTEGKLVE from the coding sequence ATGGCTACGCGCGAACGTCAGATATCCACCACCGTCCTCGTCATCGGTACCGGCGGATCGGGGCTGCGAGCGGCGATCGAGATCGCCGAGCACGGCGTCGATGTGCTCGCCGTCGGCAAACGGCCGCGGCAGGATGCGCACACGTCCCTCGCCGCCGGCGGCATCAACGCGGCGCTCGGGACCATGGATGCGGACGACAGCTGGCAGCAGCACGCGGCCGACACCATCAAGGAGAGCTACCTGCTCGCGAATCCGCACACCGTCGAGATCGTGACGCAGGGCGCGGAGCGCGGCATCCGTGACCTGGAGCGCTGGGGCATGGACTTCGCTCGCGAAGACGATGGGCGCATCTCGCAGCGGTTCTTCGGTGCGCACACCTTCCGTCGCACGGCCTTCGCCGGCGACTACACGGGCCTCGAGATCCAGCGCACGCTCGTGCGCAAGGCCGAGCAGCTCGACGTGCCCATCCTCGACCACGTCTACATCACCCGCTTGCTCGTGCGTGACAACGTGGTGTTCGGTGCCTACGGATTCGATCAGGCCGATGGCACCCGCTACCTGATCCACGCGGACGCCGTGATCCTGGCGGCCGGTGGCCACAATCGCATCTGGCGGCGCACCTCATCCCGCCGCGATGAGAACACCGGCGACTCGTTCCGGCTCGCGGTGGATGCGGGTGCCCGACTGCGCGACCCCGAACTCGTGCAGTTCCACCCGTCCGGCATCATCGAGCCGGAGAGCGCTGCGGGGACCCTGATCTCGGAAGCCGCCCGCGGAGAGGGCGGGATCCTGCGCAACGCCCTCGGCGAGCGGTTCATGGCGAAGTACGACCCCGAGCGGATGGAGCTGTCGACCCGTGACCGCGTCGCGCTCGCGGCCTACACCGAGATCAAGGAAGGCCGAGGCACGGAGAACGGCGGTGTGTGGCTCGACGTGTCGCACCTGCCCCGCGAGACGATCATGACCCGGCTCCCCCGCGTCTACCAGACGATGATGGAACTGCAGATGCTCGACATCACGACCGATCCGATCGAGATCGCCCCCACGGCGCACTACTCGATGGGTGGCGTCTGGGTGCGACCGGAAGACCACCAGACCGATGTCGACGGGCTCTACGCGATCGGTGAGGCCTCGAGCGGACTGCACGGCGCGAACCGACTCGGCGGCAATTCCCTCATCGAGCTGCTCGTGTATGGACGCATCGTCGGTCAGGCGGCCATGGAGCATGCGGCGGGCCTCGATGCCCAGCGCCGTTCGGCGACGGCAGTGGCCGAGGCGCGTGCCGAGATCGACGACCTCCTCGCCGCGGAGGGGCGCGAGAACGTCCGGGCTCTGCAACGCGCGATCCGCAACCTCATGACCGAGTACGCGGGGGTCGTGCGTTCCGAAGAAGGGCTGCTCGCCGGACTCGCCGACCTCGACATGATCGAAGGGCGGATGGAGGACATCGGGATCCACCCGGACATCGCGGGGTTCCAGGACCTCGCCCACGCCTTCGACCTCAAGGCGTCGGCGCTCGCCGCCCGGGCCACCCTCGAAGCGGCGCTGGAGCGTCGAGAGACACGCGGATGCCACAACCGCAGCGACTTCCCCGACACCGACCCCACGCTGCAGGTGAATCTGGTGTGGTCGCCGACCGCCGGCGTCACCCGCGCGGAGATCCCGGAGGTCGCACCCGAGATAGCCGAACTCATGCGCGAGGTCGACACCGAGGGCAAGCTCGTCGAGTAG